One genomic window of Carassius gibelio isolate Cgi1373 ecotype wild population from Czech Republic chromosome A10, carGib1.2-hapl.c, whole genome shotgun sequence includes the following:
- the LOC128021120 gene encoding histone H2B 3: MPEPAKSAPAPKKGSKKAVTKTQKKGDKKRRKTRKESYAIYVYKVLKQVHPDTGISSKAMGIMNSFVNDIFERIAGEASRLAHYNKRSTITSREIQTAVRLLLPGELAKHAVSEGTKAVTKYTSSK; this comes from the coding sequence ATGCCTGAACCTGCGAAATCAGCTCCCGCTCCCAAAAAGGGGTCTAAAAAAGCTGTCACCAAGACCCAGAAGAAGGGGGATAAGAAAAGGCGTAAGACCAGAAAAGAGAGTTATGCCATTTACGTGTACAAAGTACTGAAACAAGTCCACCCGGACACTGGTATTTCTTCAAAGGCGATGGGCATTATGAACTCGTTCGTTAACGACATCTTCGAGCGCATCGCGGGAGAAGCCTCGCGCCTGGCGCATTACAACAAGCGCTCTACTATCACATCCCGGGAGATCCAGACGGCCGTGCGCCTGCTCCTGCCGGGAGAGCTGGCCAAACACGCCGTGTCCGAGGGCACAAAGGCCGTGACCAAATACACCAGCTCCAAGTGA
- the LOC128021119 gene encoding histone H2A-like yields the protein MSGRGKTGGKARAKAKSRSSRAGLQFPVGRVHRLLRKGNYAERVGAGAPVYLAAVLEYLTAEILELAGNAARDNKKTRIIPRHLQLAVRNDEELNKLLGGVTIAQGGVLPNIQAVLLPKKTEKPAKSK from the coding sequence ATGTCTGGAAGAGGTAAAACTGGTGGGAAAGCCCGCGCTAAGGCCAAGTCTCGTTCATCCAGAGCTGGACTTCAGTTTCCAGTCGGACGTGTACACAGATTATTACGCAAGGGAAATTACGCCGAGCGCGTAGGCGCAGGAGCCCCCGTGTATTTGGCCGCTGTCCTGGAATACCTAACGGCTGAGATCCTCGAGCTGGCAGGAAACGCCGCCCGTGACAATAAGAAAACAAGAATCATTCCCCGTCACCTGCAGCTGGCTGTCCGCAACGACGAGGAGCTCAACAAGCTTTTAGGCGGTGTTACCATCGCCCAGGGCGGAGTGCTTCCAAACATCCAGGCAGTGCTGCTGCCCAAGAAAACCGAGAAGCCAGCCAAGAGCAAGTAA